The Pseudophryne corroboree isolate aPseCor3 chromosome 10, aPseCor3.hap2, whole genome shotgun sequence DNA segment GCGTTCGGACTGATACGTAAAGCTTTAATGGCACAAATGATTTAAGATTGGCACGCCCAGCTATTTTCTAAACAAGCATCCAACCAAGAGCTGTCTTTCATTGCGAAAGTTTAGAATTGTATCTGATCATGCCTTCTAAAGCATACATTTTGAGAAGATGTAGATTATCCATTAAAAGGAGAACCATTGTGTATTTGCAACAATTTGCATAACGAAGTTTGAAATGTAATTCTATTTTTCTAAATCTTTTTGTTTTACTGCTTAttttgtgatgacgatgatgatgattctCTTCCAAAAGTTTGACATGCAGGTTTTACTGCTGTTACCACACACAAGCTTACATTTCAGAATTGAGCGACATTTGGTTTACCTACATTAATGTTATACAGTACTTGCAAAAATGTATCATTATACTAATGAAAAGCTAATTTTAATGTCACCCTGATATATTTTCTTGTACTGTGCAAATTTTCAAATGCAAATACGTGACATGTGAAACAGTGAAAACGTCTTCAAATTTGTGAACAAACTATACATATGAGGTTGAAATTGTTTCACAgatacaatttaataaaaaacatatatatatatatatatatatatatatatatagcaaaccacTGATCCAGCACTCTGTGAAACGTACGCAAATACATACTTGATCGGGTGCCTCTTCCTGGGGATGGCACACCCCTACGTAGAGAAAACTGTGACAGGAATGGTACTCCAAGACTTTTAAGCGGTCAAGAAACTGATGCTTTTAATATCTACGTTACTGGGTTTTCCCCTTCGTCAGGACACACACACCAGTTTCTTAACCATTTAAAAGTCTTGGAGTGCCATTTCAGTTGCAGTTGTCCAGttgtgccctctctctctctctctctctcttatatatatatatatatatatatatatatatatagatatagatatatatatagatatatatagagatatatatagagatatatatagagatatatatatatacaaaattttGTTTGTCAACTGTTTCAATTGTTCAGTTGACCACAGGCCATCAACTTCACTGTTCTTGGTTTGATTTATCTGCAGTTAGTAGCAATCTGCTCATTCTGAAACGTGTATGTCCTAAAACAAACATTTCAGCAACACAAAAGAGATAATGACAGATGTGAAAGCATGATTATGAAGACCAATATTTCCATCAGTGCAGATGAATTTTGAATCGAAGGTGTTTCCACCATACTCCACAATTTTTTGGTTAACGTTACAGATGCTTGCGGTGGCACAGCCACGGAATGCCAGTAATTCAGTATTTGATCctagaagaaaaaaatatatttattgatatgtttgtaaatccattaTACAGGAATTTACTTATTATTTAGAAAAAGAATAAATGATATATAGGGTACTCTGCTATAATCTCCTATACACATCATACATTATATCTGACGAGATTGATGTGTAGTCCTGCAGCTGGTGATGTCAGACTCAATAAACAGAAACCCAAGAACTGATTATTTCCATTTTAAAGCAATACCTGTACATGATGTCATTATAAAAGTTTATGTCATTATACCTTTTTCCACTTGTGATAAGAAATAATGACCCAATTTGTTTTTGAAATGTGTTTTTCAATGTTGTCTTAGGACCCGATGCAGAGATGTATGTAAAGTAAACCCGATGGGTTACCACGACCACGCCCCCCTCTGAGCACTATACttaaagggggtattcaattgtttgaaaatcagttgggtgtctgttttttcctatctaatggacaggaaaaaaacagacacccaaccgacttttcaatcaattgaattcccctcaaAGAGTCCACAAATGGACGCACCCACACCCTCAAACCGGTGCCCACCCAATGTCTCAGCTGCCCTGTGTAGGTCCTAATCCATGTAAAATAATGGCTTTGCTTATTACTTATACCAGTATAGGTTTATGACACAATTACTTTACAATGGACGTACCATTACGCGTTATTTTTCTCTCTTCCCGTATACACTTCTtctcttctccagtacaggtcatTGTGTCAGAAGTGTAACACCAGTTTGATGTTTCAGAGACACACGATCGACAGACAATGTCATTGGTTTTGTTGCTGGTGCTATTGTCTGGTACTTGAATGATAAAACAAAGAACACAGGTTTAACCCTCTGTATTGTTATACACAGCTCAGTAATGTGTCCAAAGCATTTAGCTACCATTCGGTTTATAAAAAGTCCATGGAACAAAAGGGATATGCAGAATAAGGTGTTGCTGGCTGCATACTAGAGAGAACTATATTTAATATCAGCTATCTTTGAATTATAACTACTGTATTATACAATGCCTTCATTTAACTAACTTCAAAGTTCAAATTACTTTAGAATGTCTGGGTACTTAGGAACTGGATCTATTTTCTGATAGAATTTTTACCTGTTTTGCTCATCAACTAATATTTATTTATTGATACGATTAAATTATttctgaagaagaagaagaaggagaagaagaaagaagatgaTATAGGGTCAAAACATCGATCATTGCATGCACTGCTATTtctaagtacagtatactgtatgctgctgaaataaaatataaaagtctGGAAAGTACCTTTTTACTAATTAATGTGATGGTTAAACTTCCAAAGGATGGACTTTGAGATCTGTTGAGATGACCGCCCCTGCAGTTATTCAtaaactgtgggcctgattcatttgTGTAAGtaaagcagctgggcaaaaccatgttgcactgttaggggtaaagttactaaaatgggagttctatttaagatggaaagttgcccgtagcaaccaatcagattccagctattatcttctataagatgctagataaatgagaagtagaatctgactggttgctatgcacaaaatccaatcttaaatagaactcccatctcagtaaatttaccccttggtggggcagatgtacagttacatgtgcagagagatttagatttgagtgggctatattatttctgtgcagggtcaatactggctgcttttgcatgtagcccacaaatgttagaaagctttatttttatactgcaatttagatttctgtttgaaaaccccgcacccaaatcaaactctctctgccagggccataactaggtgtgggcggatggtgcttagcacacagcgcacCATCCGCACCCACACTGATAGGCCGCCTAAGCTGCAGCACAGTATATTAGTAGCAttgcgcccggctccttccctACCAGAGGCAATGCTGCTAATATACATAACAGGTacagcaagcagcagcagcaccgaGCTGTCTGTGAgttcctctctctcccccatgtgctctgctctgcccccccccctcctgctctcCTGCAATGTTCAGGCTGTACAGCGACTTCCGGGTACTGGAGATGGCTCCTGCTGCTGCTCAGCCCATAAAGACAGTCTGGTTCTCTCTCTCCTactccctccctccttccaccgCCCCCTCATGCAGACATATAATCAAATGACTGTCCAGTGCACAGTCATATTGCAAAGGTCTCAATACAACTGTTGCTTATTGTAGGTATGTGCTTTAATAATTTTTTACATAAAATAGATAACACCGTGAGTGATTAGCCTTGTGGTTGGTCATTTTGGACTGTCTCAGTGACATTTTAGATAAAGTACATCAGTGtaggattttgtaaaaaaaaaaaccaacaaccctGCACATACAGTTTTTCATTAATCCAATATCCCCTGAAATTAAGAATATAATACTTATTATTTATAAATATTCTGCTGCCCAttataaaggggactctgcatgcctaatgtgtaaaaaaggagtactctgctgcctaatgtttaaaaagggggacctgcctacctaatgtgtaaaaaagggggattctgcctgatgttatgtgtaaaaggggactttacctgcctaatgtataaaagggggactctacctgcttaatgtgtaaaaagggggactctgctgctgcaatgtgtaaaaaagggggactctgtctgacattatgtgcaaaaggggactctacagtgcctgccgtactatgtaaaagaggaccctgcctgcctaatgtgtaaaaatggggactctgctgctgtaatgtgtaaaaaagggggactctgcctgcctaatgtgaataaaggaggactctgcctaccgttatgtgtaaaaaggggattctgcctgacataatgtgtgataggggctctacctggagtaatgtgtaaaatggggctctacctggagtaatgtgtgtaaatggcactgtagtgtggcgtaatttgaatggaaacttctgtacagcataatatgaattggtattatttagtggccacgcccttccccatgaagccacgcccctatatttttggcatgcgaCAATAGCACGCActagccctgttttgtatatgatgGGAAAGGGGGTGATgcttgatgctgtttcttgcacacagcgctaaaatgtctagttacttcaCAGTTCTCTGCACGTGttgcttctgccccacctgcattgaagCATGGTGTTGCCCAGTTGTGTTCTTTTTTCCTTTatttgcaaacatgaatcaggaccTGTGAGTGCACAGacattcctatatactgtatataaatgtaggaGTGCAAGAGAGTGAGaaagagggggtgggggaggtgtatcatatcttggagagagaaaaaattgACATagataaaacatacttgcctacttttgaaaaagaatttaagggagattgtgaaagtaacacctatcagtgcggacatgtactgctacatcggagaggcgtgtcatgagaATAActcacatccaaatgtaaatgagccgcaAAGTTTTTAAGATCTGCTTGTTGaagaaagacactgatattttgcaggatttgtttgtgtattgtgttttacaagaggttccatatactgtaagtggctatagggatcattgtgcattataaccaatgcaggaaaatggcactaatgatcccatttgaatgtatgtatctctgatctatttccccccaagaatgtaatagctgcataatgggtgtaaggtgcaatcagggagattgcttgtttattcagggagtgaaggagattgctactatttcagggagtccccagcacaatgagggagggtaggcaactatgagatAAAATAACAACCAGTCAGTAGTTGTTATTtttctaacaatggccctcattccgagttgttagctcgctagcagtttttagcagccgtgcaaacgctaagccgcctcccactgggagtgtattttagcttagcagaagtgcgaatgaaaggatcgcggagcggctgcaaaataattttgtgcagcttcagagtagctccagacctactcctagcttgcgatcactgcagactatttagttcctgttttgacatcacgaacatgccctgcgttcggccagccacgcctacgtttcaccagccatgcctgcgtttttatctggcacgcctgcgtttttccgctcgctccctgaaaacggtcagttgacacccagaaacgcccacttcctgtcaatcactctgcggccagcagtgcgactgaaaagctttgctagaccttgtgtgaaactacatagttcgttgtaagagtacgacgcgcatgcgcattgcgccacatacgcatgcgcagaactgacgtttttttgcctgatcgctgcactgcgaacgaaagcagctagcgatcaactcggaatgaccaccaatgtctgtaaactgacaggagctgactggttggtactttatctctgttcaaagCTTGATTCACATCCTcccggagggggagagagagagagagagagagagggagggagagagagagggggggagagagagagagagagagagagagaggggggggggggagagagggagagagagagagagagagagagagagagagagagagagagagagagagagagaatagtgaGTAAAGAATTACAGCATATAATATAGTGATATGAAGTTCCTGCCAAACTGATGAAGCTGAATAATTGTTCCTTGAAGGCTGTTCTTTCATTCAACTTGTTTTCTGCAGGCAAAACACATGATATTGTGGACACATGCAGAACACTGATCCTCACTTACCGCTGGGGAATTCAGGATCACAGTCATCACTTGAACAACACGCGGTGCGAAGGCTGAGTGTGCGGTCACTGTAGGTACTACTCCCGGTGATATTGCATTCATTCTGTGGTGCACAGGTTCTGATGAAAGTATCAGAGATGTTCCCAGCTGTAATGGAAGATAACACTTATTATTCCACAGATACTGTACATACTTGTTGTTGAAAGTTTTAATTTTTTCCTAAAATATATCAATTGAAATGGTATATTCTTATTAATGTATTATTTAATGCATCTAACAATAATATTTAGAGGCCCATCTATTAACCAAGGCTCCAGCTGGGAGGGGTGCCAGACACTGCCTTCCTCCGCCTGCCCGCCGCTGGGGCTAAGTGCCGCTGCTGCATTATCTGATTCGCTAACTGCACTCCCGCAGGGATGATCGCGCATGCTGCGTGGGCTCTGGTTCGTGCTACTGCCTTACCCTGAGGACCGGCAGAGGCAGATAAGCTTTGCGGGCTGCAAAATGAATGAATTTAATTAGCAAATTTTCTTAATGCAATTGTCTAACCTTATGATGATACGAAAGCTTTTGACAATATAcatactaacatagtaacataatcagggccgtcttttcatatgggctccatgggcacttgcccaagggaccCAGGAGTGTAAGctatttccaggggtaccatatttttgaaaatcgtcactggggaaccggagatatccgacttctaagcagtggttcccatccaagcctgtcaattgctcttcccagccagatatctcaagttctgtctgacatagagtttttctgaggatatactgcAAAAGCTGGGTCTCTCCCCTTTTGGTAGAACTTAGCAGCTTgcatctactatgcccagaaccagagatatcagccttcaagcagctggtccctgctccatatccacatgcctggtatgcagttttatattttcattggtggattgctctggctcctgaactctaatccCTGAGCTCCCAGTACATCCTGAAAGGGGGGACTCTACAGCTTTTTTATCCCATCCAAAGCTAAgaaatttccaggaacttgagatatctgcagtcaagcaagctgccctcccaccagaaaatgataaacattaagcccactccactatcaacccctcccctacgtattaaacaccccctaccaccctggcagTCATGTACCAGGGACCCTTCATTCAGCGCAATTCCcccatctacagtttagtgttctcccgccccatctgtgcagtaaaggagtaattagcagaaatacctgctccaggtcctacatgctgagcgaagatAGAACACTAGTATACTctccaatagtttccccactattgatgtcagactaacaggtctatagttaccaggatgaagtttaataccctttttaaatattgggactacatccgctatttgccagtcctttggtaccatgcctgatctacagtaagtgactcagtgaaaatcagatacagtggcgttgctatttcagcatttagctcaATCAGAACCATAGGATGTAGGCCAGCTGGACCGGggatttattagtcttaattttttttagtCGTTCACGGACTCCTTCCTCAGACAGATAGGTATTAAGTAGAGGGCCTTTATCAATACAATTGATTTTTTTACTCACTAATCCCAAAATCTGGTCCTCTCTAGCAAACACGGATGAGaattttttttcaatatttcagctttatctttgtcgtcatttatcaggaatcccagctcgctttttaatggtcctatattctctttttttagcctcttaccatttatgtatttatagAATTTTTTAGGGTTAGATCTACTCTCTTtagtgatttgttttttgttttctattttagctgctctgatttcctttttgcatttttgttacattccttgtagtactgtacTGACTCCACCTTCCCAtctgatttgaaagctttgaatgctcgcctctttttatccatttcttccttttttatttaaccacattggtttaaatttagtgctcttatttttactgcccaaggggatgcacttatgggtatatttgACAAGCATCgttttaaaaacatcccacatttcggccgtgttttttccctgaaacaaattttcccaatctatgtcctttagtgcatgtttcagcatgttaaaatttgcttttttatagttaagagtcttagttgtacccttagagtgctgctattgaatgctaatgtcgaatgtgatcatattatgatcactattACCCAAGGACTCGCATACTGCAGTATTCACTATTATCTCCATGTTGTTAGTACTAAGTCTAGTATAGTCCCTAATCTGATTGGTTCCTCGAGTATTTGCGACAGGTAGTTATCCTTTAGAATACTTAAGAAACTTTTTCCCCTAGCTGTATTACATGATTCGCTAGCCCAATTTATGTCcggataattaaagtccccaatgattaggacctcccccagCCCTGTAGCTTTCTCGATTTGCATCAAGAGTTGCACTTCCTCAATCGCTCTAATATCAGGCAGTTTataacatgtccctattaaaagttttttgtacttttctttcccatagaaatttcaacccatagtgtCTCCACAATATCACCAGTTCCCTCGAAAAtaccctcctttaagtatggtttaagaaatggtttaacgtaaagacatacaccaccctctcttttaatagccctgtctctcctgaaaagagtataTCCCTCCAAGTTAGTTACCCAATTGtgggagtcatcccaccatgtctccgtgatacctatatcatattgttccttcattacaagcATTTCTAGTTCCCCCATTTTGCCTGAAAGGCTTCTTGTGTTTGTAAGCATACATTTTAAGTTAGTGATACCCTTATCTACTTGTCTATTCATTGGTATCCTTTCCATTCTTACTTTAGTATTCCCTGGGTTTCCAATTCTTGCTGTTCTTCCTCTCCCCCTTTCTCCCCCCCATTATACTTACTACCTCCCCCTTTCCTGTATTCCCTAAAGAACCTATAGTTTCTTTCTAAACCCTCCCCCAGAcatctagtttaaaagctcctccaaccttctaaccatcctgccccccagcaccgcagcctcctcctcattcaggtgcaatccatcacgacaaaaatatGACGCCTGACTGAGAAGACcgaccagtgttccaggaacacaaacccttctttcccacaccagtctctaagccatacGATTACCTccttaatctccctctgcctccctgggctagcctgtggcacaggtaatatttcagagaatgttaccttagatgtccttgccttaagcttCTGGCCTATGTCCCAATAGTATTTCTTAAGGACATTCCACCTACCACTAATATGTGTACAAAGTTCATGTAGAATGATTTGTGGCACATTGTGTAAGAAGGGGTGAAGAAAGCTGGGTTGGGTCCAGGTATTTTTGGGGGCATGGCCTTATTGCAGGAGGAATAGTCATGCCCTATTAGAAATACAACCCCGTCCTCTGTTCTAAAGACTATACCGTCCACTATTCTAAAGACTATCCCATCAAATGTCCTAAAGCCTTTTCCGACCACTGTTCTAAAGACTATACCATCAACTGTTTTAAAGCCTATCCAGTCCACTGTTCTAAAGCCTATCCAGTCCACTGTTCTAAAGACTATACTGTCCACTGTTCTAAAGACTATACCGTCCACTGTTCTAAAGCCTATTCCATTCACTGTTCTAAAGATTATACTGTCCACTGTTCTAAAGCCTATTCTGACCACTGTTCTAAAGCCTATCCCATCCACTGTTCTAAAGCCTATCCCGTCCACTGTTCTAAAGACTATAAGGGACATCCAATTTTAGATCGGAATGGGCATGATTAAAAATTGTATTATTCGCATTGGGTGGTGTATTGATGTATCAATGTATTGTACAAGTTAAATGTCTGTGCATGACAAATGGTTGAGAAGGTAATTTCTTGGCTGGAATCTTGTAGGGGACACTGATCAGAGGCTGGAATCTGTAAATAACACAGCAGGGGTTGAGCCTGCAGTCCAGAGAAGACACCATGTCTATCAAAGTGTGAAACGGCTAGAATTTGTTAACACAGTACTGCTTGGTATTCCCAGAGCATGTTGTAAACACTAGTCCAGGCTGATTACAAGACCAGTTCCCCAGCTTCAAACAAGCCATAAAGATAAGAGAATCCGCCCCTGCTCAAATGACCCAGAGGCCCCAGAGCCTAAACCTTAGAATCAATCAAATCTGGTTTTGGAAGGGTTAAAAGGGTATCCCAAGGGGGTGGGGGCTGCATGTGAATTGTTCATTGTCATTGAGGTGTGTCCAGTGAGAGACTGGGTCTTATAGTGACACCAGGTTATGAAGAGAGGCCTCACTCTACAGCGTTCTGTACTGCAGGTGACTTGAACATTGTTTTCTCCCTATTTTATTTAAATTGAAACTGTtattacttgtgtgactatttaaactattataaTCTTGTAACCTTTTTTGCAACTGTAAACTTTGAAGATTTTCTTGAAATTATATAGAGATAGTCTGGCGCTATTGTTACTGTAAGAGTGCCTGCTGCTACGTTCCAAAGGCTTGGTTCATAGCCTTAAAATACACAAAAGAgcagcgctggcacttttacactaCAAACTTATCGATTTAAtatcatatataaaaatacatcttACACACCCATACCATATAAAACAATTAAAGTATATGACAATTAAGCTTTATAACTTGCAGGATAAATCCTGCTTTATATACCAAACCAGAGAACTTTAACTGCCCCTCACTAGTTACTTATATATGTGCAGCTGAGTATTTAAGCTGAATGGTACCATTCAATACATATGTCCGATTTATGACTCTGTTTCTTTAATTGTTTATAATAGGAGATTGTCCGGTCACTCAGCAAGCCTGGATTAATCTCACAGGTTACAGTTCTTTAGCATGCAGCCAATTAGATATACTATCCAGATAAAGTTCCTCACAACCAGTGTGAACTCCACTTATAATCTATCGTGATTATGGCTTTTAGTAAGGATAATTATCTGCGCAAGAGTGTTCAGCTTTACACGCGTCAAATTGATACCTCTCCCAGCTGTCACTTTTAaatacagccttatccggagtccactgtcTGGTGGATGGCAGGTTTAGTGTCAGATATTACCCGCATGTACAGCTGTCTCTGGCCGGCCAGTAATAGGGTAGAGATGTCTCATAAAAACTCCTCAGCAGTACGTCCGACAAACGCGTTTCCCCGCTTAGATAtacagctcagcggcttcctcagtgtgaggGGCAGTTAAAGTTCTTTGGTTTGGTATATAAAGCAGGATCTATCCTGCAAGTTATATAGCTTAATTGTCATATACTTTAATTGTTTTATATGGTATGGGTGTGTaagatgtatttttatatatgataTTAAATCAATAAGTTTGtagtgtaaaagtgccagcgctgttcttttGTGTGTTTCTTGAAATTAAATTCCATAATTTATATTTCTGGTTTCTGTATTTTGAACCCAAGACTCTGAGTGGCCCATGTTACCTATATTTTTTAGGTATTAATAATTGTGTGCACTggtgagagcagaagctcgccATAAATTTTGCTTAGCCTGGCTGCCACAGTGAAAGGTACTTAATAATAGTGCATACACCATGTTTTGTGATGCATGTGCAGTAGTCTGAAAGTCACAAGATGCGTTTGTTTCCCAGTGTGTGATTCAGTCATCTCCTAAGAAGCTAGAACTTAAAAAACGAATAGCAGGTTACAAACAAGTTGCCTATTTTGTTCTATAACATTATTGAAATGTTTCCATTTTGGGATAAGAAAAAGCATTGTTCATGTAGCAGACATTCAGTTAATTATTAATATATCTACCTTACAGTATTACAGACTGTAGACAGCAACAAGTGTTTGCCTACACAGTGGCAAATATGGTGTAGTGGTTAACATTGTCTCTTATtactgaggtcatgtgttcaattcccaccaagATACTTACtatatggagtttgtatgtttatTAATGCATatgtgtgatagggaatatggagTCTGATtactaaactttggagagagataaagtggagggacaAGTCAGCTACGCCATGTTACAGGCcaggtttgaaaagtgacaggagctggttggttggttggtggttcatctctctccagtttatctctttccaaagcttagtaaatagaccccatagtattgTAAGGTCCACTGGATCAGGGACTgaagtgaatgaccaaatattctagtgtgcagaatatgtgtgtgctatttaTATATAGCTGGTgccaaataaataataatactttcTATG contains these protein-coding regions:
- the LOC134966966 gene encoding phospholipase A2 inhibitor NAI-like isoform X2, with the protein product MTGHCLTCISCYNTTSLSCNGTNITCTAGYSCASVHSQVTLAGNISDTFIRTCAPQNECNITGSSTYSDRTLSLRTACCSSDDCDPEFPSVPDNSTSNKTNDIVCRSCVSETSNWCYTSDTMTCTGEEKKCIREERKITRNGSNTELLAFRGCATASICNVNQKIVEYGGNTFDSKFICTDGNIGLHNHAFTSVIISFVLLKCLF
- the LOC134966966 gene encoding phospholipase A2 inhibitor NAI-like isoform X1, producing the protein MTAGIPAVSAACPLAGLLRLPRFGSGLYSPSGGGVYHHPSGDFSRRLGFRFCLLIAGIPTTGHCLTCISCYNTTSLSCNGTNITCTAGYSCASVHSQVTLAGNISDTFIRTCAPQNECNITGSSTYSDRTLSLRTACCSSDDCDPEFPSVPDNSTSNKTNDIVCRSCVSETSNWCYTSDTMTCTGEEKKCIREERKITRNGSNTELLAFRGCATASICNVNQKIVEYGGNTFDSKFICTDGNIGLHNHAFTSVIISFVLLKCLF